From the genome of Bordetella sp. H567, one region includes:
- the nuoN gene encoding NADH-quinone oxidoreductase subunit NuoN has product MMHSSLDFALATPEILLLILGAAILLIDAVSNHPTRKLSYLLTLGTLVVVTIVSLVQWHDGVKGRAFGGLYVADDLAHLLKVASYVAVFITLVYGRLYSQSRDMLRGGELYVLALFGLLGQMVMISAGNLITVYLGLELMSLSLYALIALRRDDTTATEAAMKYFVLGALASGFLLYGMSMIYGATGQLDLAQIAAVIAGGKAQNLPLVLGVVFIVAGLAFKLGAAPFHMWVPDVYHGAPTAVTLLLGAAPKLAAFAITLRVLIEALHTLATDWQPMLLILAVLSLAIGNITAIAQSNFKRMLAYSTISHMGFVLLGLAAGGESAAVGYGAALFYMVTYVLTTLGSFGMILLLSRDGFECDAIDDLKGLNRRSPWHAFIVLMLMVSLTGLPPTVGFYAKLAVLQPLIQMGHVGIAVVAVMFSLVGAFYYLRVVKVVYFDDPVGEAHPVSASYAQRGLMSLNGVLLLLLGVLPGGLMAACVRAVQTSLGL; this is encoded by the coding sequence ATGATGCACTCCTCACTCGATTTCGCATTGGCGACGCCGGAGATCCTGCTGCTGATACTGGGCGCGGCCATCCTGCTGATCGACGCGGTCAGCAACCACCCGACGCGCAAGCTCAGCTATCTGCTGACGCTGGGCACCCTGGTGGTCGTGACCATCGTTTCGCTGGTGCAGTGGCACGACGGCGTGAAGGGCAGGGCGTTCGGCGGCCTGTACGTGGCCGACGACCTGGCGCACCTGCTTAAGGTCGCTTCCTACGTCGCGGTGTTCATCACCCTGGTCTACGGTCGCCTCTATTCGCAGTCGCGCGACATGCTGCGCGGCGGCGAACTGTACGTGCTCGCCCTGTTCGGCCTGCTGGGCCAGATGGTGATGATCTCGGCCGGCAACCTGATCACGGTGTACCTGGGCCTGGAGCTGATGTCGCTGTCGCTGTATGCGCTGATCGCGCTGCGCCGCGACGACACCACCGCGACCGAGGCCGCCATGAAGTACTTCGTGCTGGGCGCGCTGGCGTCCGGCTTCCTGTTGTACGGCATGTCCATGATCTATGGCGCGACCGGGCAGCTGGACCTGGCGCAGATCGCCGCCGTCATCGCCGGGGGCAAGGCGCAGAACCTGCCACTGGTGCTGGGCGTGGTGTTCATCGTGGCCGGCCTGGCGTTCAAGCTTGGCGCGGCGCCTTTCCATATGTGGGTGCCTGACGTCTACCACGGCGCGCCGACGGCGGTCACGCTGCTGCTGGGTGCCGCGCCCAAGCTGGCCGCCTTCGCCATCACGCTGCGCGTGCTGATCGAAGCCCTGCATACGCTGGCTACCGACTGGCAGCCCATGCTGCTGATCCTGGCCGTGCTGTCGCTGGCGATAGGCAACATCACCGCGATCGCGCAAAGCAACTTCAAGCGCATGCTGGCCTATTCGACGATCTCCCATATGGGCTTCGTCCTGCTGGGCCTGGCCGCGGGCGGCGAGTCCGCCGCGGTCGGCTACGGCGCGGCGCTGTTCTACATGGTGACGTACGTCCTGACCACCCTGGGCAGTTTCGGCATGATCCTGCTACTGTCGCGCGACGGCTTCGAGTGCGACGCCATCGACGACCTGAAGGGACTGAACCGGCGCAGCCCCTGGCACGCCTTTATCGTGCTGATGCTGATGGTTTCGCTGACCGGCCTGCCGCCCACGGTGGGTTTCTACGCCAAGCTGGCCGTGCTGCAGCCGCTGATCCAGATGGGCCATGTCGGCATCGCCGTGGTCGCGGTGATGTTCTCCCTGGTGGGCGCCTTCTACTACCTGCGCGTGGTCAAGGTCGTGTACTTCGACGACCCGGTCGGCGAGGCCCATCCGGTTTCGGCTTCGTACGCGCAACGCGGCCTGATGTCGCTGAACGGCGTCTTGCTGCTGCTGCTGGGCGTGCTGCCCGGCGGCCTGATGGCGGCATGCGTGCGCGCGGTCCAGACGTCGCTGGGCCTTTGA
- a CDS encoding NADH-quinone oxidoreductase subunit M codes for MASHTFPWLTLAVFVPIVFGLLVLALGGDNKRGLTLWLSLIGAVAGLLVTIPLYTGFDPSTANMQFVENVPWISTFNINYHLGVDGISLWFVLLTAFITVIVVLAGWEVITSRLAQYMAAFLILSGLMIGVFVALDGLLFYVFFEATLIPMYIIVGVWGGPNRVYAAIKFFLYTLLGSLLTLVAFIYLWNASGGSFDILQWQQLKLGMTPQVLLFVAMLAAFAVKVPMWPVHTWLPDAHVEAPTGGSIVLAAIMLKLGAYGFLRFSLPIAPDASHSLAGMMIALSLIAVIYIGLVAIVQDDMKKLVAYSSVAHMGFVTLGFFIFNTAGVEGAIVQMISHGFVSGAMFMCIGVLYDRVHSRRIADYGGVVNTMPRFVTFFVLFSMANSGLPATSGFVGEFMVIMGAVQHDFWIGLAAATALILGASYSLWMVKRVAFGEIANEHVRQLTDIGSREFLILGLMAITVLYMGIYPKPFTDVMHASVQALMQHVAISKL; via the coding sequence ATGGCATCCCACACTTTTCCCTGGCTTACCCTCGCGGTCTTTGTCCCTATCGTTTTCGGTCTGCTGGTGCTTGCCCTGGGTGGCGACAACAAGCGCGGCCTGACGTTGTGGCTGTCGCTGATCGGCGCCGTGGCTGGCCTGCTGGTGACGATTCCGCTGTATACCGGCTTCGACCCGTCGACGGCGAACATGCAGTTCGTCGAGAACGTGCCGTGGATCAGCACCTTCAACATCAACTACCACCTGGGCGTGGACGGCATATCGCTGTGGTTCGTGCTGCTGACCGCCTTCATCACGGTGATCGTGGTGCTGGCCGGCTGGGAGGTCATCACCAGCCGCCTGGCGCAGTACATGGCGGCCTTCCTGATCCTGTCCGGCCTGATGATCGGCGTGTTCGTCGCGCTGGATGGCCTGCTGTTCTACGTGTTCTTCGAGGCCACGCTGATCCCGATGTACATCATCGTGGGCGTGTGGGGCGGACCCAACCGGGTCTACGCGGCGATCAAGTTCTTCCTGTATACGCTGCTGGGCTCGCTGCTGACCCTGGTGGCCTTCATCTACCTGTGGAACGCATCGGGCGGTTCGTTCGACATCCTGCAGTGGCAGCAGCTGAAGCTGGGCATGACGCCCCAGGTACTGCTGTTCGTGGCCATGCTGGCGGCCTTCGCGGTGAAGGTGCCGATGTGGCCGGTGCATACCTGGCTGCCGGACGCGCACGTGGAAGCGCCCACGGGCGGCTCCATCGTGCTGGCGGCCATCATGCTGAAGCTGGGGGCCTACGGCTTCCTGCGCTTCTCGCTGCCGATCGCGCCCGATGCGTCGCACAGCCTGGCCGGCATGATGATCGCCTTGTCCCTGATCGCGGTGATCTACATCGGCTTGGTCGCCATCGTCCAGGACGACATGAAAAAGCTGGTCGCGTATTCGTCCGTGGCGCACATGGGCTTCGTGACGCTGGGCTTCTTCATTTTCAACACCGCGGGCGTGGAAGGCGCGATCGTGCAGATGATTTCGCACGGATTCGTGTCGGGCGCCATGTTCATGTGCATCGGCGTGCTGTACGACCGCGTGCACAGCCGGCGCATCGCCGACTACGGCGGCGTGGTGAACACGATGCCGCGCTTCGTCACCTTCTTCGTGCTGTTTTCCATGGCCAACAGCGGCTTGCCCGCCACCAGCGGCTTCGTGGGCGAGTTCATGGTCATCATGGGCGCGGTACAGCACGACTTCTGGATCGGCCTGGCCGCGGCCACCGCCTTGATCCTGGGCGCGTCGTACTCGCTGTGGATGGTCAAGCGCGTGGCCTTCGGTGAAATCGCCAACGAGCACGTGCGCCAGCTTACCGACATCGGTAGCCGTGAATTCCTGATCCTGGGCCTGATGGCGATCACCGTGCTGTACATGGGGATTTATCCCAAGCCCTTCACCGACGTGATGCACGCGTCGGTCCAGGCTCTGATGCAACACGTCGCCATCTCCAAACTGTAA